Below is a window of Impatiens glandulifera chromosome 2, dImpGla2.1, whole genome shotgun sequence DNA.
ctttcttgtgttttcaTGTACTTTTACTGTTTGTTTAGTTAGTGTAGCTGTaacctctttcttcttttctaataaataataataataataataaacatttgtTTTATTGAAAAAGCGTGCATGTTTGGAAACATATAAAGTGagattaaaattttgtttaattcgataaatattttgattaaatttgttaatatatatatatatatatataactaaaatatattttagaacattattatatttaaatcaatactttaataagatataaaataatatttttaaataaattaatattttttatgcatTTTCAAATTGTGTCTTTTACTCAGTGTAATTAATTGAACCTTGAGTTTTCATGGATAGGTTAACTAAaactatataatcaaattttaaaattataagatttataaaataacttaaacattttatatcgataatttgtttttcaatttaagaagttaatacgagaattattttaattaaatcggTTGACacaaataatgaaatttatatataactattaaaatctcataattttaaattttatagtttaaaaaagtttaactattatagttaaataaactcttataaatacttttagtgtgatttgtttgttattaattttaattaatttatgtttaataattatataaataatacttttaaaaataatcttctacttatttcatgcaaactttaaattttacaaatttatgaAGTAATTCTCAATTTTTTACTACCTTAATTTAATTGATGCTTTTCAATATTATTTCTTGACGGAAAAAATTAGCTTCATTATCATTTatgaaaaaatcattttgattcaaactagtaataataataaatcaaattattattgagTAGTACATTAATCAAAttgaaaatctaaaatattgtagtaataataataaatcattctATGCATTATTAAACAACCAAAAAACAAGAATTTGGAAAAGAACACATGCATTCCAGCCTAAggaataaatttttattcttcCAAATGTCCAagaaaatttaacaatttttttttaaaatctcacAAATTAGACAACTAGAGACCAACTAACCAAACAATGGTTTATCCAATTCAACCAACTATATTTCAACATATTGCAACTAAACCCCGCAAGTTAAGCTCAGCACATTTGAACAGATACTCCTTCGGATTGCAACTAAACCGTAAGTTAATCTCAACACACTCAACCAATTTAACCCAACGACCAAAGCCCTCAAAACCAGACTAGAAAACTTAAAGCAAACCAAACTATAATCACTACATATGAaagaaaagaatattatatGAAGATAAAAACATTGCCCACAATAAAAATAGCTAGATAAATAAATACcaacaaaattgaaataaaaaatctcCAAATTTCAGTCAAGTATCTGTAGACGCACCACAAAATAAAACCCAACAAAATTTGCATCCTAAATACAGTCGATAATTCAGTTTaagcaaaaaaatatataaaataaaaatagttccAAAGACGATATTACCTCCCAAAAAATACCGAAACTCCGTCATCAAAGAAGATCAGCAACATTGTTGGGAAGCTCTTCAATAATCACGTTATAAAACCTCTGAATATCCGAAAGCATTCTCTCATCATCTTTAGTCAGAAAGTTAATCGCAACACCCTTCCTTCCAAACCTTCCACTTCGACCAATTCTATGAAGATAATTCTCCGGCTGAGTTGGAAGGTCAAAGTTAATCACAAGAGAAACCTGTTGAACATCAATACCACGGGCAAGAAGATCAGTGGTGATTAAAACCCTGGAAGAACCCGATCTGAATTCCCTCATAATGATGTCTCTAGTGTTTTGATCCATGTCTCCGTGTGTGGCAGAGACTGTGTGGTCTCGGCCACGCATTTTGTCGGTTAGCCAATCGACCTTTCGTCGAGTGTTGACGAAGATGACACTCTGAGTAATGGCTAGGGTTTCGTAGAGATCGCAAAGGGTCTCGAGTTTCCATTCTTCTTTGTCGACATTCACATAGAACTGCTTGATACCTTCGAGGGTGAGTTCATCACGTTTCACGAGGATTCTTACAGGCTTGCTCAagaattttcttgttatttcaAGAGCTTCAGGGGGCATTGTGGCGGAAAAGACTCCCACTTGGATCTTGGGTGGCAGTAGCTGAAAGATATCATAGATCTGAAGgaatggaagaaaaaaaacaagattcagataaattaaattagaaaaggattttattgaatttttctcATATGAATCATGATTCAAAACATAAATTACAAGTGTTTTCAAACAAGATGAATCAATATCAACCCCATACTAACCATGAATCTATATGTTATT
It encodes the following:
- the LOC124925428 gene encoding eukaryotic initiation factor 4A-2-like, whose amino-acid sequence is MAGSAPEGSQFDGQQFDSKMSDLMGEEFFTSYDEVHDSFDAMGLQENLLRGIYAYGFEKPSAIQQRGIVPFCKGLDVIQQAQSGTGKTATFCSGILQQLDYNLVECQALVLAPTRELAQQIEKVMRALGDYLGVKVHACVGGTSVREDQRILQSGVHVVVGTPGRVFDMLRRQSLRADNIRMFVLDEADEMLSRGFKDQIYDIFQLLPPKIQVGVFSATMPPEALEITRKFLSKPVRILVKRDELTLEGIKQFYVNVDKEEWKLETLCDLYETLAITQSVIFVNTRRKVDWLTDKMRGRDHTVSATHGDMDQNTRDIIMREFRSGSSRVLITTDLLARGIDVQQVSLVINFDLPTQPENYLHRIGRSGRFGRKGVAINFLTKDDERMLSDIQRFYNVIIEELPNNVADLL